Sequence from the Theropithecus gelada isolate Dixy unplaced genomic scaffold, Tgel_1.0 HiC_scaffold_16007, whole genome shotgun sequence genome:
ATAGGATGTGGATCTAAATTCCAGCCAGCTAGTCCTCACTAGGAGCACAGCCCCCCTGCTCTTTGCTTTGGAGGGTCTGGGAGAGGCTGGTGGCTTGGCTGACCCCTGCCCAGCTGTGCTGATGGTAGCAATAGAGAGTTGTCCGACAAGGCCAGGCTCTGGGCGTGAGGCGCAGGGCAGGGTCTGCAGATCCCAGGCCTCCATGCAGCAGGGAGGGTGGTGAGCTTTGGGGTGGACCTGGGGCTGGAGCCAGGAGGATGGGCAGGAGGCGGTCGTGTGAAGGGCAGGGAGCACGGGGGTGTGGGACAGAGGCGGCCTGCAGGTCCCCGGGGGGGGGCACTGGCTGGAAGGGGCGTCTTCCAATGGCTCCCCAAGCTCGGCTGCCTGTTCAGCACCACGGCCAGCTCCGTGGTGGGGGCGTCTTGGGCTCCTTTGGAGTAGAGGGGGAAGAGCCATGGAGGTTGCCCACCCTcacccctgctcccaccctggcCATGGCATGGAACCAGAAATGGCCATTTGGGACAGCTTCTTGAGTCTGTCTCAATATCAAGGAGACGGGTCTGCCTGCCTCGTGGTAAGAGAGGTCTCCTGGCCCCTGACTGACCCCTAGAAAGGAGCTAGATTTCCAGGAAAGCAGCTGCCAGCTCGCCTGTACCAGATGGGGTGGGGGTCGGGGGTACGGAGCCCAAGCATGTCCAGCCCTGGGGCCTGACCTGCATgtcctgtctcctctcctgggaccGGGACCTTCTCGGGGGGCTGTTGGGCCAGGTCTATGGAGGAAGAAACCAAGACCAGAAGGTGAAGTGAATTTTCAAGGTCACGCGGCTGCTCAGCGGTCGGCCTGAGGTGCAGCCAGGAAGGTGTCCTGCTTCGTTCCGGGGCACCTCCAATCACAAACCCACTGCGGCCGGCTGCCCCCAACCCCTCCCTCAGTGTCTGTGGCCTGGAGTGACCCTGGCCGGGCCCTCTCTCTCATGCCGTTGGTGTTTCTGGCTGTGGCAACGCTGCCCCCCTTTGCCAGAGCCCTTTTTCCCTCAGTGGCCCTGGATGCAGGTGTCTGCGAGGTGTGTGGGGCTTTGCAGTGGCCTGTCCTCTGCCCTGGACTCCCAGTCCCTCTCCTCTCGCTGCTTGACCCCTGCCCCACAGGCAGCAGCCAGCCCCCAGCTCTGCCTGGAGTTGCCTGCTGGACCCCGAGTCCTCAGCCTGTCTCTCCTGCACTTTGCTGGGCTCAAAACCAGAATCCCAGACGGCTCGCTCCACAGAGGAGGAGGAGCTCCTGGTGGCTGTTggctggggtgggctggggcCAAAGGCGAGGGGCCCGAGGGGACTCTGGGCTGGGACTGGGCTGGCCTGGGGTTCATCCCGCCTGGGCTTCTGCAGCCTCACCCCACTCCCTGTAGCCACTCAGGCTGACCTGGTCATCTTCCCCACCCAATATCCATTATCCTCACCTACCTGCCCCCCACCCAGTTGAGTGGGGTGGGGCGGAAGGCAGGGGTGCGGCTGGAACTTGAGAGCTGAGGATGCCCACGGGTCAGCTCTCCCACTCCATGTCACAGAGGAGGAACCTGAGGTCTAGGAGAGGCAGGGCCTTGGTGGTCAGGGGTGCTCGGGTGCCTCTGCCTGCATCGCCGCAGTGACACCCCGCGGGCTCGCCTGGCCACACTCACCCCTCCGCCTGTGGTGTCTTTCAGCTTCTaggttttgtctgtggctgctACGTGGTCAGCGTGTTTACGGAGGAAGAGGACAGCTGTGAGTATGGGGCCTCTGCAGGCAGCGGGGTGGGAGACTGCTACAGAGGTGGCAACTCTGAGTCTGTCCTGTCTGGGCAAGGAGAGAGACCTCCCCTCTTGGGAGGGACCCCACGCCCAGCAGGGCCTTGCTCACAACTATAGGCCTGAGCAGAAGAGGACTCACTACACACAGGGAAGAGACGAGCAGAGGTCCTGGCCTGGGGGCCCCAGGGTTCAGCTGTCTCCCAGGTCCAAGGGCTCCTGTGCTTCAGGCTGGGCCTGTCCTCATGATCCCCGCAGTGGCCACAGGTAGAAGGTCTGAGCTCAGACCTGCCGAGTCCTGGGCCGCTGCAGCCTCCAGGCAGCTCAGAACCGGGCCCCACTGGCCGGGATGCTCACATCTGGCCCTCGGTGGCAGCCTGGACCCATCTAGGCAGGGTTTTCATTTTCCCTCTGCTCGCCAGCCCCCATCAGCTTTCCTGTGATTTGCAACTTGAGTGGTCCACACTCAGGTGCCCTCGCTGGGCCCCTCATCCTGATGTGGTCTCACAGGAAGACCCTGTGGAGGACAGAACCGGGTGGGGAAGGGCAGATGCCAAGCAGAGTCTGGGTGTGCCTGGGGGGCCCACGGTTCCTGTGGACAGAACTATCCCCGGGGTCAGAATCCAGTTCAAAGCCATCTGTCTCCAGGACCCCAGGGGCCATGGGGTCAGCAGTCCACACGTCAAAGGGCACCCTGCCCTCAGACCAGGACTGATTCCAGAGGCAGGGGACGCCCTCAGAGCCTCcgtccccagcacccagcatcCCTCAGCCACTGTGCCGCTGATCCTAAACCATCACTCAGGGCTCAGCCAGCTTCCTGGGAGGAGGCAAACAGCTTCCGCTCTCTGGCTCCATTCAAACGTTTTAAGATGGGAACCCCATTTGAACCTGGAGTTCAGAATGCATCGACTTTGCCCAGCAAGCCCCTGTCACCTGCTGGCTATGCAGACAGTGTCAAGGGAGCCACTGTGACTGAACATGACAGAGGGTGGTGGGAGAGGGCAGAACACGGTGCAGCCCCCGCACAGGCCGGAGGACCCGGGCTGTCCTACCTCTGCCGTCCCCCCAGGCCGTCCCCGCACAGGCCGGAGGACCCGGGCTGTCCTATGCCCCCCGTCCCCCGGCTGTGTCCCCTTTGCTGTCGTGTCAGGACTTGGGGCGTGTCTGTGACCCAGGGACCCCTTGGGCTTCATTCTGTGATTGGGCCTGTTTTCCGCTCTGCCATCTTTTCCATTGTGTGGGTTTTATTTGGGTCTTGATTTCTTTCAGTTGATTTCATTGGTGGATTTGATCCATTTCCTCTCTACCATGTCAATGAAAAGCCATCCAGCCTCTTGTCCAAGCAGGCGTACTTGTAAGTATGGCCGGCAGAACCTGCTctgcagccagcctggccaatctggcGCTCACAGCAAGAGGCTGCCTTCCTTGGCCTGcctgtccgtccatccatccatccgtccatccatccaccctcaCTTTTCTAACATCTGCTTCATGCCAGGCTCTGGGGTGGTACTGGGGCTGCAGAGACCTAGGACCCACTCCCAGCCCAGAATAGCTCAGAGCCCAGCAGAGACTGCGCCTGTGGGAGAGGGTTGGGTCCAGGAGACGGCTCTGAGTCAGGGGCCGCAAGGGTGTCCTGAAGAGCCACTTCCCAGCGGGCGGCATGGGGCTGCCGTAGGGGTCTCTCCGTGGCAGGCAGCTGGGGCCCTGGTTTCCTATCTGGCAGAACCAGACTTGTTTCTTGAAAGGCAGTATCCACAGTTCTGCAAACCCCAGACCCTGGGGTGGGGTGCCGGGGCTCCCAGCTGTCCTCCTCTGAAATAGCTTTTGCCACACAGCTCGCCCTGTACACAATCCTAGTTTGGGGCTCAGAATAGGTAGCCGCACTGCCCCTGGGCTGCCCAGGCCCCCAGAGACACCTGATGGCACGCCCCTGGGTAGCCCCTGGCCCTTCTCTCCTAAAAATGAGGgctgtaggccgggcgtggtggctcaagcctgtaatcccagcactttgggaggccgagacgggcggatcacgaggtcaggagatcgagaccatcctggctaacacggtgaaaccccgtctctactaaaaaatacaaaaaaagtagccgggcgaggtggcgggcgcctgtagtccagcctgggcggcagagcgagactccgtctcaaaaaaaaaaaaaaaaaaaaaaaatgagggctgTCATGGCAGGGGCTGTCTGAGGTAGCAGGAGCCCAGCTCCCATGTCAGAGAACGGGGGAATAAAGACCCGGGCAGGGGTGGGGTCACACGCAGGCCCTGAGCCAGGGACCCAGGTACACCCCTGGGCGAGCCCCCACTCCACTCCCAGCCCCACAGCCCAGACCCCACTGAGATGTCAGCAAACAAGCACAAGACGCTGACCTGCCCGGCACAGGGAGAGGCAGTGGTGGCTTTCCAGAGCCTCAGCCCCACCTACCTCCTTTCTGCCAAAGGCCTGAAGCCATCACTGCTTGGACTTTGTTCCATTTCAGGTTCTCCAAGGGGAGGAGGTGGCAGCCCCCAGTGgcagccccagccctgctcccCCAGGTGCTCTCTGACCTTGTCCCCACAGGCCTGCGTAAGTGAGGAAACAGCTGATCCTGCTCCTGCggcctccagcctcagcaaccaACCAGCGACAATGACAGGAGCCCCCAGGCCTTGGGACGCACCCCCACCCAGCACCCTCCAGGTGGCCGGCAGCACCTGCCCTGGGTTCTAAGTGCTGGACACCAGCCAGGGCGGCAGCCACAGCTACAACTTCAAGAGAGTTTgtaatttcctttctcttaaaaaaaaaaaaaagaaaacaagcaagcatacaaaagaaaaggcagagcAGAGCGCCCCATGCCCACCTCCCCCGGCAACGTGGGAGACACAACTCTGCCCCCAGGCCATCTTGTCCTCGAGGAGCCCCTCAGGTGCCCGGCTGGGGCCGCTGGACCCTCAGGCTGCAAGCACCGCTGCTGGGGCGCAGCCAGGCGGGAACGGCACAGCCCCCCAGGAAGCCAATGTGAGCCCCGAGAATGTGAGCCCGGGACCCGGCAAGCGGCGAGGGCCCCAGTTGAGCATGGAGGGTGCCCAGCCCCAAACTTGTGCCAGAAGAACCCCCAGAGCCGCCAGGAGCTGAGGCTGATGGAGTCCTGGGGTGTGGGCTGGGCTTGACCAAGAACGGCAGAGCCAGGCCCCAAGGCATACCACAGGGCACGTGGTGGTGACAAGGGGGCGGTACCCTTGTAAAGAGGGGTCTTGGGCAAACAGTCCCAAAGGCTCCCCCAGGTATCATCAAGTTGGTAAATAAACAGGAACATGGCCCTCGTCCACCCTCCGGAAGATGCCGAGTTTGGGGGACAGTCGGGTACAATCTCAGGTGGGGCCTGAGGCCTGCCCGTTCCAACAGTCCTGAAAATACTGGAGGACAAGCGCGAGGGGAAGGAGGCGAGGGGCCCGGAAGGGGGTGTCCGCGGGAGTGCGGGAAGTTTGGGGAGCAGCCCGGAGCTGGTTGGACCTGGGCAGGTGCTGCCCTGCCGGCCTGGAGAGGTGGTGACCTGTGTCAGATTGGGCCGGTGGGGAGGCAGCTCGTGGTCTGGAACAGGCTGCTGGGTACATCCAGGGAAAACCCACTTTATTTCTATTCAGAAGCATCCAAACAGGTACAGTAAAGGCATCCCCCATGCCAAGCAGGGGCTTCCTTCTCCACCCTGGACGGTGGTCAGGGAATCAGGGTTTGTGGGTGCTGGATGGACACCAGCTCTGCCGTCCTCAGCAGGCCCAGAACACAGTCCAGGACAGGCAGACAGGGGCAGGGAGCCCACTCTGCAGCCCACCTGGCCGACCACGGTACctagagggagaggaggggtggGTGAGCCAATGGCTACCAACAGGGCCCACTGAGCCAGGGACCTCAGATACCAGATTTCCCTTTCCCAGATTTCCCTGCCTGACACGTTGTCCCCTCCAGAAGATCTTCAGACACATCCCGGGGGTAACTACAGAGGCCCTGGAGAGCCCCGAGGCAGTCACAGCACCTGTCCCTTGGCCAGCATGGGGCATCCCACCCACTTCTCTAAGAACAGGTTCACACGCCCCCTTCCCATGCAGGCGTTCCCACTGTGCAGGCGTTCCCACCGTGCCTTGGCCCCAGTTTAAGGCCAGGCTGGTGTCTCACTTGTGTAAGCCCAAACCGGCCCACTCTGTTTCCCCAAACGCCTCCAAAGCCGGCTTTCCTTGACCACTGAAGAAAATCAAGGCCGAGAGGAGCCAGCAGGCGTCAATTAACGCAGGCGGGCAGAGCTGTGGTGGCTGCCAGGGCATGGTGCTGAGAAGGACCAGGCCCCAACCTAAGCGTCAAGGCAGGTAGTAAGACTGATGGGTGCTATCAGTGGGGCCTGGTGAGCAGGGTAAGGACAGGCTGACGATGCCACCCGGGAAGGGCCTGCCGTGGGTTCAGGAGGGCCGGGCACGGCCGGCTCAGGGCCATCTTCACAGGAGGGCTGGCTGTGCGTGGTGCTGGGACGCTCACCTGGCCTAGGACAGGAAGGTGCGCACACGGCTTCGGATGGGGGCTCTGCAGATGGGGCACAGCTGCAGGCTGGGGGCACACTCAGTACAGACCAGGTGGCCGCATGGCACAAAGACGATGGACACGGCACGGTCCAGGCACACCTTGCACGTCCTCTCCTCCTGCAGCCGCCGCAGCTGCTCCTCCATGTCCCTGGCTCCTGGGGGCTCAAGAACCCACCACCCGCTCTGGGCCTGGGCTGGACTGGCTCCCCCTAGGAGGACAGGCCTGCAAAGTGTCCCCGCACCCTGGCCCCCGCCCTCTGCGGCCCGTGGAAGATTGGCGTTACCCAGCCCTCCAGGTGCCATcagccctcccctgccctggcccccaccccaggGGGTCCCGGGCCTGCACCTGGCTCCTGGGCGCTTTCAGACTGGACCTCTCTTCTGGGCGTGGGCAGCTCAGGGTCCCCAGGGGCAGGGACTGTGGACAGTTAGGATGGACTTGAGGCCTAGCTCCCAAGGGGAAGCCAGGCCGGCCCAGAGACAGGTCCGCAGCCTGTGGGGTCCAGTTCTGGCCAGGAGTGGAGGGACTGCAGAGTACCCCCGCTCCCGACACTTCTTCCCACCCCTCCCACAGCATAACAGGATccaaaggcttcctggaggggcCACCAGAGAGCCTGCCCCTTGTCCAAGGCCCTCTGCACATCCAGCCCATCTGGCAGTGGCTGCAGacactgtgtgctgggcactgttgGGGGTGGTGAGGCGAGAGGCTGTGCCCAGGGGGTGAGCTGGGAGAGAAGCAGAATGGGGACCTGGCACTGGCAGAGGCCCCTGCTGCCGCGAGCCACCTCACACAGCACAGCCCCCATGAAGCCAACCCAGGCAGCAGCCTCACACCCGGTCACGTGCCCGTCACTCTCCCTGCTGTCTGGCAGGGTGGGGACACCCAGTGGCCTTGGCCAAGCACAGGCTGCAGGTGCCCAAGGAGTCAGTAGGGTGTTGGCTCTCACCGGAGGGGGCCACAGGGGCTGCATCTTCCGGTTCTTCCCACGGGTCCTGGAAGGAGCCAGAGACCGTCGGTGCCTTGGGGAAATAGGAGGGGCAGGACCCCACTGCCGCCCGGAGCCCCGAGGGGAGGTGGCGCTCACCCAGGAGCCCAGCAGCTGAGAGTGAGTCTCCTGCACACTGTGGACAAAGTCTCTTCCTTTTGACCGGAGCAGGAACTGGCAGCTGCAGATGCCCCACAGATGTAGGTTGGGGTTCAGGGCCCCCACCGTCCGCTTCAAGCCCTTGGATCCCCAGGGGTTGGGGTTGGGCCCCCTCCTCCCGCCGCCCTGCAGTGCCCGTGGGCATGGGCGAGGAGGGCTGCCTTGGAGACACCTCCGTGGGGCTTCAGGGTAGTCCCACAGGAGAGGCACTTCTGCCCCCAGCAGCCCTTCCGAACAGGGGCCCTCACAGGAAAAGTGGGTGCCTGCCGGCCGGAAGCACCATCCACAGAGGGGCCTCCCCAGTGCCCTGTGGGGCCAGGGAGGCAAAGCAGGCCTGGTGTTGGGTCGACAGAGCCCTTTGGGGCCCACCCCTGACCCGTGATCAGACCCGGGGCCCCACGGGGACAGCTGGTACCTGGGGAACCACTTGGCATGTTCCATCCAGGGGTCGTCCCCGCGCTTCCAGCTCTGCAGGCCCCCGTAGCAGAAGAAGCACCTCACCTTGTCCTGCTGGCCTGGGGTGCGGAGAGATGCTGGCCCCAGCCAGGCCCCACCCAGCCCCCTGCCCCCCGGTGCGTCCTTCCAAGGCTGCGAGAGCTTCAACTGGAGGGGAGCTCCCAGGTGGCAACAGAGAGGagggggtgggcagggggctgggtGGGGGAGGACACTTGCACCTCACTAGCATCAAAGGTGAAAAGGGGACAAGGGTGTCTGGGGTGCCGGCCAGGATGGGCGAGAATGTTCAGGAAAGGACTGAGCTGGCATTTGCATTGTTCCCAGAGTGAGCAGTGGGGGccccccagggcctggcacatctATAGCCCTGAGGCTTCAGGAGCCAGAAGGGCCCCTCCCCAGGTCTCTGCTTCCCCAAGATGAGTCCCAgcgagaggaagaagggaggctGCCCTAGAAGGCCAGTCTGGGGCCAGGCTTGGTTTTAGGAACTCATGCCTCcctttgggggtgggggatccCTCCTCACTCTACCTCCTGACGGCCCCGTCCCCTCATCGGCAGGCATGCGATATGTCACCTGCCACTGACATCACAGGTTTGGGCTGCATCAGGCACTGGACCTCGACCAGCCCCAAAGACCCTGGCTCTGCACCTGCCATGCCTCCTGCCTGACCTTCACCTGCTGAGCCTTGGACCTCCAGGGAGTTGGGTGAGCCAGGCCTGCCCCTTCACACCACGACTCCTGACTGTCCCAGCCACTGTCCCCCCCGACCAGCTGTCTTAAGTTGGTCCAGCCTTACCAGGATGGTGCCCCCCCAGAGCCCACTGCTGACAATGACCTTGGCTGTGCCAGTACTCATAAAGCCCTCAGTGGGCCCTGCTGCCCTGTCCTTCAGCccggaagtggcagagctgggacctgaACTCAGGTCTGACCACATGGTCCCCAGCTGTAGGGCCGAGGAGCGGGCCCAGGCCAAGACGAGGATAGGTACTCCGGGGACTTGATTTAGTCGGGGAAGACCAGACAGTGGCTGCAGGTTGGGTCCTGAAGAAATTCCCCACAGGCTGAGCTGCCAGGACCTTCCGGCTGACCACGCCTGCCTTGGTCACCCTGATCCTGTTCCTTAAACATCTCCTCCCGCCGTGCAGACCAGCAGCGGGACGGTGAGGGCCCCAGGCAATGTCAGCCCCACCCACTTCTATCACAAAAAGGTACTTGCGCACCAAGCTGGTGGCCTCCACAGCTGAGACCCCCAGACCATGGCCAGAGGCAGCCCCTCCTCATGTCCCACAGTCTGACACACTTGGCCAGCAGAGACTCCGGGAGAGCGTGTCAGGCAGGAGCACATGGGCACTGAAGGGCTTGCAAGACTACTGCTCCATCATCCGGCCAGTCCCTTCCTGTTGGGGGATGGATGCTACGGAGGAGACAGAGCCCTGGGCTGGAAGGGTCCAGAATCGTGCCCAGGCCCACAGCAGGAAGGCCCCCCCGCCCGGGACTGACCTGTGTGGAAGAAGCCGGCAGCGGCCAGCAGCTCGGGCGGCACCCCAGCCGTCAGCGGCCAGTCATAGAAGGAGGCCAGACGCAGCTCTTCAGAGCCCATGCCGGGGAAGGCAGGCCCCCTGGGCGACATGGCCCCAGcgccctcctcctcttcctcctctgccagcGGCCGCAGCTGGCCCAGGATCTGCCCATCCACATGGTCCCAGGCCCTGCAGGTGTCCAGGCCTAGGGCAGGGCTGCCCAGAGAGCGGGGTCCACAGCGCTCCCGCGCGGGACCGTCACCAGCTGCCCAGCGGCACAGCTGTGGTCCATGCTGCAGGCACTTGGCACTGTCTTCAGGCCCCATGGAGGGAACACTGGCTCTGACCAGGTCTGCAGCAGAAATGGGGGCTGATGGCCAGTCCCAGAATATGCCCAGCTGGCCcttctggagctcctgacctccgGGCTCACCCCGGGGACAGCAGGGATAGGCATAGGCCGGCCACCAGACACCCTGGGAGGGGAGTATCCCAGGGCCCACCACTTTCTGGAACGGGCCAGGGTGGCCTCTGGGGTCACATGCTCTGTGCAGCGGGGGCGTGTCATGGGGCCCCTGGCAGGGTTGTGGATCCTGCTGATGGCACGTGGGCAGGCAGTGTCTCTTTGAACAAGACGGGAAGGAACTGAGCGTGGAGACCCCTCCCAGGGCtgtgggggaggggctggggagctgGAGATGAAGGTTCCAGGGTCAGGCGCCCAGGGCAGCCTCTGGAAGCAGAGAAGGCCCAAGTAAAGACAGATGGGCTGTGCAGCCCGTCCAGGCAGGGGCCGTGACCCCCCACCTTGCAGGGGTGACGCTGGACTCACAGGGGCCTAGTGCTTCGTCATGCAGAGCAGGGAGGCAGGTCACCCGGGTGTTCTCTGAAACATCCCTCAGCTCCAAGGGGCCTCCGCAGGTCTGGGAGCAGCTCTTGTCCTCAGGccatgaagatcagagcagacaGAAGGGCCTGagctgccctcccctcccctcccccttcccccttcctcttcctccttcctctccttcctcctccctttccccttctccctcctccctctttccctcctttcccccacctcccctcaCTTCCCCACgtctccctccacctcctccttctccctccacttccctccataccagcctccccaagtagccaAGGGAGAGGCGCTGATGTCCCCAGAAGAGGAGCATTCAGTGTTGGCCCCGGAATCGGAGCTCCTGAGTCTGCTGTGACCCTGACTGCCAGTCCAAACTCCACAGCTGTGCCATGCTGCTAAACCCCACAGTGAGGGAACGGGGAGGAGGACTTAACCCTAGAGAAGCTGGGGGCACAACAGGAACCCCAGGGACACCTGGGCGGGACAAAGAGGACAGCTGGATGGGGCCCAGGCTTCAACGCCCCCCGACCCCTGACTGAACCCTCAACCCTAGCAGACCCAGCTCATCCACCCAGCTGGCCCTAAAGGCCCCCTGTCATCCTTCAGCCACTCTCCGCTGCTGTTCTGTCCTGGATGGGAGCGTGCAGGCTCACAGAGTTTGGAAGAATAAAGAGGAGTCGCACACTGCAGGCCTTTGGTTGCCACGGGGAGTGCAGGCGGGCAGGACAGGGTTAGCTGCAGTGAAAACCGTCCCTGAGCTCGCCTGGAAGCCTGGCCCGCTCACTTTCCACTGCTGAGCCGCATAGACCCGCTGCTGCCCACCACACTTTCACACCCGCCCCTGCTCCTCCTACTCACGGCGGGGGCTGGGGCTGCACCCGCCCTCCCAGGAGGCCTCTGGTGACTTGTTCTGGTCATACTCAGGCCAGTGTTGCCGGGCCCCAGCGAGACCCCCAACCCTTTCCTATCCAAGGCCCAGAGCCACCTCGTTTCCTGCAGAAATCAAAGTGAAGGGTGTGGCTCTTAAGGCCTCTGGGGTGTCTCCAGGCCCTGCTGAGGACACAGCACAGAAGCCAGGGCTGCcgggggcagagggagaggcacCAGGAAGCTCAGGGACATAGGAGGGGAGGGCTGTGTCTATCGGGAAAGGGCCTGGGCGCCGGAGAAGGAGTCAGGCTAGACACAAAGTAGAACTTCCCAACGTGTTTTCTGGGATGATCTCGGGGTACCACGCCTTCGCCCCCTCTCTGTCCTCCCGTGCCCCCTCAGCACAGTGGTTACCTTTGGTCACTTCAGCAACACCCCGGGTGTGGGCTTGGGGCCCTTTCAGGGGGACGCGGGCCTCAAGCTGGGTGGATTTTGCTGCCTGGTTCCTAGTCCACCTGCAGTGCACCCGGGAGGTGGGACGAGGGGTCACTATCTCCAGCCTGCTCTTTCCAGGGGAGGGACACATGCAGCACCCAGGTTTGCTCGGAATCCTCAAGCTGGGGACCCTCTGAGGTGGGCAGGCAGCAGGGGTGGCCTCTCCCAGGCCACTGCCATGGCCTGTCATGGGACCCTCTCTTCCCACTGCttggggctgggagaggagaCAAGATTGGTGTCACTCCTGGAAATGGAAGGAAAGGCCCTGGAGCTCACTGGGGAGTTCGGGGTAGCTGGGCCATCGGCCGAGCCCCGCTCCTCTGGTGGGATCGCCCCCTGAGGTCCTGTGCACCTCTAAACCCAGTGGGTGATCTCCACACACATCCCAGCGCATGGCTGTGCAGAGAGCTGCCAAGGGGCGCTCAGCCTCTTTGCTGTGCGCGGCCAGCCCAAAATTCTCAAAACAAGGAGTATCCATATGttacttatttaattaaatgaaaagaaataaggagCTAAAATTAACGGTCACGTGCCTATTCGAGAAGTGTTGGGGATACTGAGAGTACAAAGAAAGTAAAGTTCCCTGTCGGAGCCGTCCCTGTGGGTGCTGGGCGTGTGTGTCTGGATTTGGCAGTTGCCCTGCAGCTTTGCGGGGGAGGGGGCGGGTGCATGGAGACCTCTAGGCTTCTTTGCAATTCTGTGCATCTACAATGATTTCCAAATAAAAGATGGGAAAACCCATGCGCCTTCTCCCCACTGAGTGGCAAGCACTGC
This genomic interval carries:
- the LOC112617308 gene encoding baculoviral IAP repeat-containing protein 7, with the translated sequence MGPEDSAKCLQHGPQLCRWAAGDGPARERCGPRSLGSPALGLDTCRAWDHVDGQILGQLRPLAEEEEEEGAGAMSPRGPAFPGMGSEELRLASFYDWPLTAGVPPELLAAAGFFHTGQQDKVRCFFCYGGLQSWKRGDDPWMEHAKWFPSCQFLLRSKGRDFVHSVQETHSQLLGSWDPWEEPEDAAPVAPSVPAPGDPELPTPRREVQSESAQEPGGASPAQAQSGWWVLEPPGARDMEEQLRRLQEERTCKVCLDRAVSIVFVPCGHLVCTECAPSLQLCPICRAPIRSRVRTFLS